A genomic stretch from Flavobacterium humidisoli includes:
- a CDS encoding response regulator transcription factor translates to MKKTQTKILLVDDEPDILEIVGYNLAQEGYQIVTASNGKDAIAKAQKELPELIIMDVMMAEMDGMEACEHIRKIPELNNVIITFLTARSEDYSQVAGFDAGADDYITKPIKPKLLVSKVKALLRRLKEQEVVTDTLNVGGIEINREEYKIIKGNVEIALPRKEFELFYLLASKPGKVFKRDEILDKVWGNEVVVGGRTIDVHIRKLREKIGEDLFKTIKGVGYKFEV, encoded by the coding sequence ATGAAAAAAACACAAACTAAGATTTTATTAGTTGACGACGAACCAGATATCTTAGAAATCGTTGGCTATAACCTTGCTCAGGAAGGCTATCAGATTGTTACAGCTTCTAATGGAAAAGATGCTATAGCAAAAGCACAGAAAGAGCTGCCAGAATTAATCATTATGGACGTGATGATGGCAGAAATGGACGGAATGGAAGCTTGCGAGCATATTAGAAAAATTCCAGAATTAAATAATGTTATCATAACATTCCTTACAGCAAGAAGTGAAGATTATTCTCAAGTAGCTGGTTTTGATGCAGGTGCCGATGACTATATTACTAAGCCAATCAAGCCAAAATTGTTGGTCTCAAAAGTAAAGGCGCTGTTAAGAAGGTTAAAAGAACAAGAAGTTGTTACAGATACTTTAAATGTTGGCGGAATCGAGATTAACCGTGAGGAATACAAAATTATAAAAGGCAATGTAGAAATTGCTTTGCCAAGAAAAGAATTCGAATTATTTTATCTATTGGCTTCAAAACCAGGCAAAGTTTTTAAAAGAGACGAAATCCTGGATAAAGTTTGGGGTAACGAAGTTGTGGTTGGAGGAAGAACAATCGATGTTCACATCAGAAAACTGCGTGAAAAAATAGGCGAAGATCTTTTTAAAACAATTAAAGGAGTTGGCTATAAATTTGAAGTATAA
- a CDS encoding sensor histidine kinase: MKINFKKTYKFAIKSALYISLFTTGFVLILMSLFYKNQLKHQVAFGIIFIIVIYIFSFLVLQYRVERFIYRRVKKIYDEVSLLESTTLINQPINTDMETLSREVKKFATDKKLEIEMLEIREQYRREFLGNVSHELKTPLFTVQGYVSTLLDGAMDDKNIRKKYLKRAEKGVERLIYIVEDLDMITKLESGDLDLNMTDFDIVVLIQNVFELLEMKADKKKIKLAFESKNVQSVMIRGDQDRIQQVLENLIVNSIKYGKEGGLTEVGVVNLTKKKVLIRISDNGEGVEKQNIPRLFERFYRVDKSGTRSEGGSGLGLAIVKHIIEAHKEKVYVESEFGIGSEFSFTLEKANKTSKTDVKKS; encoded by the coding sequence ATGAAAATTAATTTTAAGAAAACATACAAATTCGCCATAAAATCGGCATTGTATATCAGTCTCTTTACAACAGGATTTGTACTGATATTAATGTCGTTATTTTATAAAAATCAATTAAAACATCAAGTTGCGTTTGGAATAATTTTCATTATCGTAATCTATATTTTCTCTTTTCTGGTTTTGCAATATCGTGTAGAACGATTTATTTACCGAAGAGTAAAGAAAATTTACGATGAGGTTTCGTTGTTAGAATCAACAACATTAATCAATCAACCGATTAATACCGATATGGAAACGCTTTCGCGTGAAGTGAAAAAGTTTGCGACCGATAAAAAACTCGAAATCGAAATGCTCGAAATTCGTGAGCAATATAGAAGAGAGTTTTTAGGAAATGTTTCGCACGAACTCAAAACACCGTTGTTTACCGTTCAAGGTTATGTTTCAACTTTGCTTGATGGAGCAATGGACGATAAAAATATCAGAAAGAAATATTTAAAACGCGCCGAAAAAGGTGTAGAGCGCCTTATCTATATAGTAGAAGATTTGGACATGATTACCAAATTAGAATCGGGCGATTTAGATTTGAATATGACCGATTTTGATATTGTCGTATTAATTCAGAATGTCTTTGAACTGCTTGAAATGAAAGCTGATAAAAAGAAAATCAAGTTGGCTTTTGAAAGTAAAAATGTCCAGTCGGTAATGATTCGAGGAGATCAGGACAGAATACAGCAAGTGCTGGAAAATCTGATTGTAAATTCTATTAAGTACGGAAAAGAAGGTGGTTTAACTGAAGTTGGGGTAGTTAATTTAACGAAGAAAAAAGTCTTAATTCGTATTAGTGATAATGGTGAAGGTGTCGAAAAGCAAAATATTCCAAGACTTTTTGAGCGTTTTTACCGAGTGGATAAAAGCGGAACAAGATCTGAAGGTGGTTCTGGTTTAGGATTAGCGATTGTAAAGCATATTATTGAAGCGCATAAAGAGAAAGTTTATGTAGAAAGTGAGTTCGGAATTGGTTCTGAATTCTCTTTTACGCTCGAAAAAGCAAATAAAACATCAAAAACGGACGTTAAAAAATCGTAA
- a CDS encoding glycosyltransferase, whose translation MSIDYSANKTILVAPLNWGLGHATRCIPIIKALQENNYIPIIASDGVALALLRKEFPYIQTLELPSYHIEYAKNGKNFKWKLIKNLPKMITAVLDEKKMVNHWIKKHGIDGIISDNRLGVFSKKVPSVFMTHQLNVMTGNTTWFTSKCHQYFIKKYNECWVPDTNGNVNLTGDLGHLKSNGLNLKYIGPLSRMKKKDTPKIYDLMIILSGPEPQRTFLDEKLQKEAANYPGKVVFVQGLVEKSQEKWQAGNVTYYNFMNSKQLEQTFNESEFVLCRSGYTTVMDLAKLGKKAFFIPTPGQYEQEYLAIKLQEENLVPYAMQDDFSIEDLSKVKSFKGLSQFENNIDWDSLFKVFEDKTA comes from the coding sequence ATGAGCATAGATTATTCTGCGAATAAAACTATTTTAGTAGCTCCATTAAATTGGGGACTTGGGCATGCCACTCGCTGCATTCCAATTATCAAAGCGCTTCAAGAGAATAATTATATTCCGATTATCGCCTCAGATGGTGTTGCGCTGGCTCTATTACGAAAAGAATTTCCTTATATACAAACTTTAGAATTGCCTTCTTATCATATTGAATATGCCAAGAATGGCAAAAACTTTAAATGGAAGCTGATTAAGAATCTTCCAAAAATGATTACTGCCGTTTTGGATGAGAAAAAAATGGTGAATCATTGGATTAAAAAACACGGCATTGATGGAATAATCTCAGACAATAGATTAGGGGTTTTCAGCAAAAAAGTGCCTTCGGTTTTTATGACTCATCAATTGAATGTAATGACAGGAAACACTACTTGGTTTACGAGTAAATGCCATCAGTATTTCATTAAAAAATACAATGAATGCTGGGTTCCTGATACAAACGGAAATGTTAACTTAACGGGAGATTTAGGTCATTTAAAATCGAACGGACTCAATCTAAAATATATTGGCCCATTGAGCCGAATGAAGAAAAAAGATACTCCGAAAATATATGATTTGATGATTATATTGTCTGGTCCTGAACCTCAGCGTACTTTTTTGGATGAAAAACTACAGAAAGAAGCGGCAAACTATCCCGGAAAAGTTGTTTTTGTACAGGGTCTTGTAGAAAAATCGCAAGAGAAATGGCAAGCTGGAAATGTTACCTATTATAATTTCATGAACTCTAAACAGCTGGAGCAGACTTTTAACGAAAGTGAATTTGTATTGTGCCGTTCGGGTTATACCACTGTTATGGATTTGGCAAAACTAGGCAAAAAAGCTTTTTTTATTCCGACGCCTGGTCAATATGAACAGGAATATCTGGCAATAAAACTTCAGGAAGAAAATCTAGTGCCGTATGCAATGCAGGATGACTTTAGTATTGAAGATTTATCAAAAGTAAAGTCGTTTAAAGGATTATCCCAATTTGAAAATAATATTGATTGGGATTCTTTATTTAAGGTTTTTGAAGATAAAACAGCATAA
- a CDS encoding TonB-dependent receptor has protein sequence MKFNLRFLFIALFICTISIAQNKGTISGVLTDKDMNNASLPFANVLVKGTNISVNTDVDGKYSLSVNPGNYTLIFSFLGYESVEAPVAVKANETVTVNQGLSAGSYTLKDVVVQASTGSKQKESALLLEQKNAVDIKQSIGAQELSRKGVSDVAAAVSKTTGITKQEGSGNIFVRGLGDRYNSTTMNGLPIPSNDPEKKNINLEIFSTDILEYVSIDKVYSSKLYGDFAGGNVDIISKDYKGNGYFKIEMGSNVNTNALAEKDFKLQRGINSFGFDNPSVPNNPLTQYNYNTLQMDGKNPFAGSLGISGGKSFNVGDGGKLSFFATANFSNEYNSIRNATAKGGVNGAGVANKDFYSYTDMGYQTNSTGLLNVGYKINSDNKVSFNTVYINTSSQSKEEYAGYIVDLANNGNGLIRRFNYEKNSLWINQLLGDHKLSDRSKLNWGASYNIIDGSMPDRAQNTFRNEPTGYVLSSISRPDNHRYFQKLKEDELAGNISVDYKFNKNSDDEYKGKFTLGASGRIKNRNFEASQFNFLSQPGYTNTIVDPNNLDLFYNETNLNNGYFNISTFRGNSQVSNALDPQTYDGKQTIFGGYLNTEYKFNPKLTAVLGLRAESIVQNVDWNTQLGDVGSDELSKVAFLPSLTMKYELNEKQNLRLGFSKTYTLPQFKERALFVYEEVLQVKVGNPYLYESDDYNLDLKWEMFPTSDELISFTAFGKYILNPMNEVTIASSSNDISYINTGDYGYVAGAEVEYRKMLFNFDEVNAKKLSAGINASYLHTSQELNSDKVDRETDYQVVFTNSKSQFTGASDLLLNADLSYLAEWENDRSLNTTVAYTYFSDRINAIGTNGRGDLVDKAFGSLDFIAKSKLNKNLGLDFVVKNILDPKINRVQENASGDVNVLSYKKGLGLSFKLNYTF, from the coding sequence ATGAAATTCAATTTAAGATTTCTCTTTATTGCATTATTTATCTGTACGATTTCGATCGCGCAAAACAAAGGTACGATTTCTGGAGTTCTGACTGACAAAGATATGAACAACGCATCGCTGCCATTTGCTAATGTTTTAGTTAAAGGTACAAATATTAGCGTAAATACGGACGTAGATGGAAAATATTCATTAAGCGTAAATCCTGGAAATTATACTTTAATCTTTAGTTTTTTAGGATATGAATCTGTAGAAGCTCCTGTTGCTGTAAAAGCAAACGAAACTGTAACGGTTAATCAAGGGCTTTCAGCAGGAAGTTATACTCTTAAAGATGTAGTGGTTCAAGCTTCAACTGGAAGCAAACAAAAAGAATCTGCTTTACTTTTGGAACAAAAGAATGCTGTAGATATTAAACAATCTATTGGCGCGCAAGAGCTTTCTAGAAAAGGAGTTAGCGATGTTGCAGCTGCAGTTTCTAAAACTACTGGTATTACAAAACAGGAAGGTTCTGGAAATATTTTCGTAAGAGGTTTAGGCGATCGTTACAACTCTACAACAATGAACGGATTACCAATTCCGTCAAACGATCCTGAAAAGAAAAACATCAATCTTGAAATTTTCTCTACCGATATCTTAGAATATGTTTCTATTGACAAAGTTTACAGCAGTAAACTATATGGAGATTTTGCTGGAGGAAACGTAGATATCATTTCTAAAGATTACAAAGGAAACGGATATTTTAAAATCGAAATGGGTTCTAATGTAAACACAAACGCATTAGCTGAAAAAGATTTTAAATTACAAAGAGGTATCAACAGCTTCGGATTTGATAATCCTTCAGTTCCAAACAACCCGCTTACTCAATACAACTACAACACTTTACAAATGGATGGAAAAAATCCGTTTGCTGGTTCGCTAGGGATATCAGGAGGAAAATCTTTTAATGTTGGTGATGGTGGAAAATTAAGTTTTTTCGCTACAGCTAATTTTAGCAACGAATACAACTCTATTCGTAACGCTACTGCAAAAGGTGGTGTAAACGGTGCTGGAGTTGCAAACAAAGATTTCTACTCGTATACTGACATGGGTTACCAAACAAACTCTACAGGTTTATTGAATGTGGGTTATAAAATTAACTCTGATAACAAAGTAAGCTTTAATACTGTTTACATTAATACTTCTTCTCAATCTAAAGAAGAATATGCTGGATACATTGTGGATCTTGCCAACAACGGAAATGGTTTAATTCGTCGTTTTAACTACGAGAAAAACAGTCTTTGGATCAACCAATTACTTGGAGATCACAAATTAAGCGACAGATCTAAATTAAACTGGGGAGCATCTTACAACATCATTGATGGTTCTATGCCAGATAGAGCACAAAATACTTTTAGAAACGAACCAACTGGTTATGTATTATCTTCTATCTCTAGACCAGACAACCACAGATATTTTCAAAAGTTGAAAGAAGACGAATTAGCAGGTAATATTTCTGTAGATTACAAATTCAACAAAAATTCTGATGACGAATACAAAGGAAAATTCACATTAGGAGCAAGCGGAAGAATTAAAAACAGAAACTTTGAGGCTTCTCAATTTAATTTCTTATCTCAGCCAGGTTATACCAACACAATTGTTGATCCAAATAACTTAGATTTATTCTACAACGAAACAAACTTAAACAACGGATACTTCAACATTTCTACTTTTAGAGGAAACTCTCAAGTATCAAATGCTTTAGATCCTCAAACTTATGATGGTAAACAAACAATCTTTGGAGGTTACTTAAACACAGAATACAAATTCAATCCAAAATTAACAGCCGTTTTAGGTTTACGTGCAGAATCAATTGTTCAAAATGTAGATTGGAACACTCAATTAGGAGATGTTGGAAGCGATGAGTTAAGCAAAGTAGCATTCTTGCCAAGCTTAACAATGAAATATGAATTGAACGAAAAACAAAATTTACGTTTAGGTTTCAGTAAAACATATACATTGCCTCAATTTAAAGAAAGAGCATTATTTGTTTACGAAGAAGTATTACAAGTAAAAGTGGGTAACCCTTACTTATATGAATCTGATGATTACAACTTAGATCTTAAATGGGAAATGTTCCCAACTAGTGACGAGTTAATTTCATTCACTGCTTTTGGAAAGTACATTCTTAACCCAATGAACGAAGTTACAATTGCTTCTTCTTCTAATGATATCTCTTACATTAACACAGGAGATTATGGATATGTAGCCGGAGCTGAAGTAGAATACCGTAAAATGCTTTTCAATTTTGACGAAGTAAATGCAAAAAAATTATCTGCTGGTATTAACGCATCTTACTTACATACAAGTCAAGAGTTAAACTCAGACAAAGTTGATAGAGAAACAGACTACCAAGTTGTATTTACAAACTCTAAAAGCCAATTTACTGGAGCTTCAGATTTATTGCTAAACGCTGACCTTTCTTACTTAGCAGAATGGGAAAATGATAGAAGTTTAAACACAACCGTTGCTTATACTTATTTCTCAGATCGTATCAACGCAATAGGAACAAACGGAAGAGGAGACTTAGTTGACAAAGCTTTTGGTTCATTAGATTTTATTGCTAAATCTAAATTAAACAAAAACTTAGGATTAGATTTCGTAGTAAAAAACATTCTTGATCCAAAAATCAATAGAGTCCAAGAAAATGCTTCTGGAGATGTGAATGTATTATCATATAAAAAAGGATTAGGATTAAGCTTCAAACTTAATTACACTTTCTAA
- a CDS encoding helix-turn-helix domain-containing protein → MDTSKELLFFFSALGVFNGIILGVYFFFFTKKKYLTNYFLGALLFALSIRIGKSVFVYFHPELPKMYLQFGLTACFFIGPFLYYFIKSAVEEVHRMPTSWKFTLVFWGILIVAVGILYPYEAYPELWRGYLIRIIYFQWFVYITFAGFELRGVLKKILRRKEKTTPAEMWFGMLFLGNFLLFLFYFLSIMGAPGATYISGAVVFSFILYLGISILLYRKKTDDLFLLNGKILNKKIESADALMWSEKLENAMFEKSLYKNPNLTLQDLSQEINISSHQLSQFLNNNLGKNFTSYVNEFRINEACKIITSSDKLTLESVGYDVGFNSKSTFFAAFKKHTGTTPLNYQLQALQS, encoded by the coding sequence ATGGATACTAGCAAAGAACTCTTGTTCTTTTTCAGTGCTTTAGGAGTTTTCAACGGAATTATTCTCGGTGTTTATTTCTTTTTTTTTACCAAGAAAAAATACTTGACGAATTATTTTCTAGGCGCGCTTTTGTTTGCATTAAGTATCCGGATCGGAAAATCTGTATTTGTTTATTTTCATCCCGAACTTCCAAAAATGTATCTGCAGTTTGGCCTTACAGCTTGTTTCTTTATCGGGCCTTTTTTGTATTATTTCATCAAATCGGCAGTTGAAGAAGTGCATAGAATGCCCACATCATGGAAATTTACATTGGTATTTTGGGGAATTTTAATCGTTGCGGTTGGCATTTTATATCCTTACGAAGCGTATCCAGAACTTTGGAGAGGTTATTTGATTAGAATTATCTATTTCCAATGGTTTGTATACATTACTTTTGCTGGTTTTGAACTTCGTGGCGTTTTGAAAAAAATCCTCAGGAGAAAAGAAAAAACGACTCCAGCCGAAATGTGGTTCGGAATGCTTTTTTTAGGTAATTTTCTTTTGTTTCTATTTTATTTTCTATCCATTATGGGAGCGCCAGGAGCTACATATATAAGTGGAGCAGTAGTTTTTTCATTCATTTTATATTTAGGAATTTCGATTCTTTTGTATCGAAAAAAAACAGACGATTTGTTTTTATTGAATGGAAAGATTTTGAATAAAAAAATAGAATCAGCAGATGCATTAATGTGGTCAGAAAAACTGGAGAACGCCATGTTTGAAAAAAGTTTATATAAAAATCCAAACTTAACGCTTCAAGATTTATCTCAAGAAATTAATATCTCAAGCCATCAATTATCGCAGTTTCTGAATAATAATCTAGGAAAGAATTTTACCAGTTACGTAAACGAATTCAGAATCAACGAAGCGTGTAAAATTATCACTTCTTCAGATAAATTGACATTAGAATCTGTGGGCTACGATGTTGGATTTAATTCTAAATCAACCTTTTTCGCAGCATTCAAAAAGCATACGGGAACAACTCCGCTCAACTATCAGCTTCAGGCTTTACAATCCTAA
- a CDS encoding T9SS type A sorting domain-containing protein: protein MAKNYFYITFLLAFFFTVSVSAQDSKQLPKTQESTSIEGLSLYPNPVTNGKVYISSKNDLEKEIIVFDILGKKVLQAHLVSRELSVSELPPGVYIIKISEQNASATRKLIIR from the coding sequence ATGGCAAAAAACTACTTTTATATTACTTTCTTATTGGCATTTTTCTTCACTGTTAGCGTTTCAGCTCAGGACAGCAAGCAATTACCAAAAACTCAAGAATCTACTTCTATCGAGGGTCTTAGCCTGTATCCTAATCCAGTAACAAACGGAAAAGTCTATATCTCATCTAAAAACGATTTAGAGAAAGAAATTATTGTGTTTGACATCTTAGGAAAAAAAGTATTGCAAGCACATTTAGTATCACGAGAATTAAGTGTTTCCGAACTGCCACCCGGTGTTTATATCATTAAAATAAGTGAACAGAATGCATCGGCAACCCGAAAACTCATTATAAGATAA
- a CDS encoding porin, translating into MIKRKLLAVLLLLACAANAQETNKQELNKQDVKNEVMRILDSINKAKLPETKSGGGVEEHWYDRISLRGYAQIRYNGLFSTNDKVSCEQCDRSWGTTSTAPDAKAKNGLFIRRARLVFSGQVHPNVFFYFQPDFASSPSSGINNFVQIRDLYFDLSFDKKREYRVRVGQSKIPYGFENMQSSSQRLTLDRADAINSSILNERDLGVFFYWAPAEIRKRFEMLVRDGYKGSGDFGVFAFGVYNGQIANKLDGNRDLNVVARVTYPFVIGSQIIEPGIQAYTGKWAFTGEVSPGVTVNDPQYVKDQRVGATFVLYPRPFGIQTEYNIGTGPRYNTLTNTIDQTDLNGGYVLLNYKWDIKKQHIYPFAKFQYYDGGKKYEKDARSYVVRDFEFGVEWQPIKALELTAEYVVADRTFEDSVLPVNRQQGNVLRMQVQFNF; encoded by the coding sequence ATGATAAAAAGAAAACTTTTAGCCGTTTTATTACTGTTAGCTTGTGCTGCAAATGCGCAGGAAACAAATAAGCAAGAATTAAATAAACAGGATGTAAAAAACGAAGTAATGCGTATTTTAGATTCTATAAACAAAGCTAAACTTCCAGAGACAAAATCTGGAGGAGGAGTTGAAGAACATTGGTACGATAGAATCTCTTTAAGAGGGTACGCACAAATTAGATACAATGGTCTTTTTTCTACAAATGATAAAGTTTCTTGCGAGCAATGTGATAGATCTTGGGGAACAACTTCTACAGCTCCAGATGCAAAAGCAAAGAACGGACTTTTTATTCGCCGTGCCCGTTTAGTATTTTCTGGGCAAGTGCATCCAAATGTGTTTTTCTATTTTCAGCCCGATTTTGCGAGTTCGCCTTCTAGCGGAATTAATAATTTCGTACAGATTCGTGACTTGTATTTTGATCTTTCTTTTGATAAAAAAAGAGAATATCGTGTTCGTGTTGGACAGAGTAAAATTCCATACGGATTTGAGAATATGCAGTCAAGTTCACAGCGTTTAACTTTAGACCGTGCAGACGCCATCAACTCTTCAATTTTAAATGAACGTGATTTAGGAGTATTCTTTTATTGGGCTCCAGCCGAAATCAGAAAGCGTTTCGAAATGCTGGTTAGAGATGGTTACAAAGGTTCTGGAGATTTTGGTGTTTTTGCTTTTGGTGTTTACAATGGTCAAATCGCAAATAAATTAGATGGTAACAGAGACTTAAATGTGGTGGCGAGAGTTACCTATCCTTTTGTTATTGGAAGCCAGATTATAGAGCCTGGAATTCAGGCCTACACAGGTAAATGGGCTTTTACAGGAGAAGTTTCGCCAGGAGTTACGGTTAATGATCCTCAATATGTAAAAGATCAGCGCGTTGGAGCGACTTTCGTTTTATATCCAAGACCATTCGGAATCCAAACCGAATACAACATCGGAACTGGACCTCGATATAACACACTTACCAACACTATTGACCAAACCGATTTGAACGGAGGTTATGTTTTACTAAACTACAAATGGGATATTAAAAAACAGCATATTTATCCTTTCGCCAAATTCCAATATTACGACGGAGGAAAAAAATACGAAAAAGATGCTAGAAGTTATGTAGTAAGAGATTTTGAATTTGGTGTAGAATGGCAGCCAATTAAAGCCTTAGAACTAACTGCAGAATATGTAGTAGCAGACCGAACTTTTGAAGACAGCGTCTTACCAGTAAACAGACAGCAAGGAAATGTTCTTAGAATGCAGGTACAGTTTAACTTCTAA
- a CDS encoding acyl transferase, which produces MISLQKKVLITPSDIFTISSQKQFEKIALKVFRFQHENNKVYRDFCDFLKINPQQVKSLQQIPFLPIQFFKSHDVVSNTDPIQVTFTSSGTTGMITSRHLVTDISLYEESYRKGFSQFYGNIEDYVVLALLPSYLEREGSSLIYMVEDLIKLSNQPESGFYLHNHEDLIKKLLELDEAGQNVILIGVTYALLDLIEKHQFNLQNTIIMETGGMKGKRKEMIREELHEILCKGFGVSSIHSEYGMTELLAQAYSLGQGVFECPTWMNILVRDPEDALTYVKDGKTGGINVIDLANINSCSFIATQDLGKKNPNNSFEVLGRFDNSDIRGCNLMVL; this is translated from the coding sequence ATAATATCTTTGCAAAAAAAAGTTTTGATTACACCGAGCGATATCTTTACCATTTCAAGTCAGAAACAATTTGAAAAAATAGCATTAAAAGTGTTTCGTTTTCAGCACGAGAACAACAAAGTTTATCGCGACTTTTGTGATTTTTTAAAAATCAATCCACAGCAGGTAAAATCACTCCAACAAATTCCATTTTTGCCCATTCAGTTTTTCAAAAGTCATGATGTAGTTTCTAATACAGATCCTATACAAGTAACTTTTACCAGCAGCGGAACAACTGGGATGATTACAAGTAGGCATTTAGTGACCGATATTTCCCTATATGAGGAAAGTTACCGCAAAGGATTTTCGCAATTTTACGGGAATATCGAAGATTACGTTGTTTTAGCTCTTTTGCCGTCTTATTTAGAACGCGAAGGCTCTTCGTTAATTTATATGGTAGAAGATTTAATAAAACTCTCCAATCAGCCTGAAAGCGGGTTTTATTTACACAATCATGAAGACCTAATCAAAAAACTTCTTGAATTGGACGAAGCGGGTCAAAATGTAATCTTAATTGGAGTTACATACGCTTTATTAGATTTGATTGAAAAACATCAATTCAACCTACAAAATACCATTATTATGGAAACTGGAGGAATGAAAGGAAAACGCAAAGAAATGATTCGCGAAGAATTGCACGAAATACTTTGTAAAGGTTTCGGTGTTTCCTCTATTCATTCCGAATATGGAATGACCGAACTTTTAGCGCAAGCATATTCTTTAGGCCAAGGTGTTTTTGAGTGTCCTACTTGGATGAACATTTTAGTTCGCGATCCCGAAGATGCTCTCACTTACGTGAAAGACGGAAAAACTGGAGGAATAAACGTAATTGATTTGGCCAATATCAATTCATGTTCTTTTATTGCTACACAAGATCTAGGCAAAAAAAATCCCAACAACTCTTTTGAAGTATTGGGACGTTTTGATAATTCTGATATTCGTGGTTGCAATTTGATGGTTCTTTAA